One part of the Leclercia sp. LSNIH1 genome encodes these proteins:
- the speA gene encoding biosynthetic arginine decarboxylase, with the protein MSDDMSSFSPSSAGEQGVLRSMQEVAMSSQEASKMLRTYNIAWWGNNYYDVNELGHISVCPDPDVPEARVDLAKLVKAREAQGQRLPALFCFPQILQHRLRSINAAFKRARESYGYNGDYFLVYPIKVNQHRRVIESLIHSGEPLGLEAGSKAELMAVLAHAGMTRSVIVCNGYKDREYIRLALIGEKMGHKVYLVIEKMSEINIVLEEAERLNVVPRLGVRARLASQGSGKWQSSGGEKSKFGLAANQVLQLVEIMRERGRLDSIQLLHFHLGSQMANIRDIATGVRESARFYVELHKLGVNIQCFDVGGGLGVDYEGTRSKSDCSVNYGLNEYANNIIWAIGDACEEHGLPHPTVITESGRAVTAHHTVLVSNIIGVERNEYTEATPPADDAPRALQSMWETWQEMHEPGTRRSLREWLHDSQMDLHDIHIGYSSGTFSLQERAWAEQLYLNMCHEVQKQLDPSNRAHRPIIDELQERMADKMYVNFSLFQSMPDAWGIDQLFPVLPLEGLNQVPERRAVLLDITCDSDGAIDHYIDGDGIATTMPMPEYDPENPPMLGFFMVGAYQEILGNMHNLFGDTEAVDVFVFPDGNVEVELSDEGDTVADMLQYVQLDPNKLLTQFRDQVKKTDLNDTLQKQFLEEFEAGLYGYTYLEDE; encoded by the coding sequence ATGTCTGACGACATGTCTTCGTTTTCGCCTTCGTCAGCGGGCGAACAGGGTGTACTACGTTCTATGCAGGAGGTTGCGATGAGCTCCCAGGAAGCCAGCAAGATGCTGCGCACATACAATATTGCGTGGTGGGGTAACAACTACTACGACGTCAACGAGCTGGGCCACATCAGCGTTTGCCCGGATCCTGACGTACCGGAAGCGCGCGTCGATCTCGCCAAACTGGTAAAAGCACGCGAAGCGCAGGGCCAGCGTCTGCCCGCTCTGTTCTGCTTCCCGCAGATCCTGCAACACCGTCTGCGCTCCATTAACGCCGCCTTTAAGCGCGCGCGTGAATCCTACGGCTATAACGGCGACTACTTCCTGGTTTATCCGATCAAGGTAAACCAGCATCGTCGCGTTATTGAATCCCTGATCCACTCCGGCGAACCGCTGGGTCTGGAAGCCGGTTCCAAAGCGGAACTGATGGCGGTGCTGGCCCATGCCGGCATGACCCGCTCGGTGATCGTCTGTAACGGTTATAAAGACCGTGAATACATTCGTCTGGCGTTGATCGGTGAGAAGATGGGCCACAAGGTCTATCTGGTCATCGAGAAGATGTCTGAGATTAACATTGTGCTGGAAGAGGCCGAACGTCTGAACGTGGTGCCGCGCCTGGGTGTACGTGCACGTCTGGCCTCCCAGGGCTCCGGCAAGTGGCAGTCCTCCGGCGGTGAAAAATCCAAATTCGGCCTCGCGGCGAACCAGGTTCTGCAGCTGGTGGAGATCATGCGCGAGCGTGGTCGTCTGGACAGCATCCAACTGCTGCACTTCCACCTCGGTTCCCAGATGGCCAACATCCGCGATATCGCCACCGGCGTGCGCGAGTCGGCCCGTTTCTACGTCGAGCTGCATAAGCTGGGCGTGAATATCCAGTGCTTCGACGTGGGCGGCGGCCTGGGCGTGGACTACGAGGGTACTCGCTCCAAGTCTGACTGCTCCGTGAACTACGGCCTGAACGAATATGCGAACAACATCATCTGGGCAATCGGCGATGCCTGCGAAGAGCACGGCCTGCCGCACCCGACGGTGATCACCGAGTCCGGGCGCGCGGTGACCGCGCACCATACGGTGCTGGTCTCCAACATTATTGGCGTTGAGCGCAACGAATACACCGAAGCCACACCGCCTGCTGACGACGCGCCACGCGCCCTGCAGAGTATGTGGGAAACCTGGCAGGAGATGCACGAGCCGGGCACCCGCCGTTCCCTGCGCGAGTGGCTGCACGACAGCCAGATGGACCTGCATGATATTCATATCGGCTATTCATCCGGTACGTTCAGTCTGCAGGAGCGCGCCTGGGCAGAGCAGCTCTATCTGAACATGTGTCACGAAGTGCAGAAACAGCTCGATCCGAGCAACCGTGCGCACCGTCCGATCATCGACGAGTTGCAGGAGCGTATGGCGGACAAAATGTACGTCAACTTCTCGCTGTTCCAGTCGATGCCGGATGCGTGGGGTATCGATCAGCTGTTCCCGGTCCTGCCGCTGGAAGGGCTGAACCAGGTGCCTGAGCGCCGCGCGGTGCTGCTGGATATCACCTGTGACTCCGACGGCGCGATCGATCACTACATTGACGGTGACGGTATCGCTACCACCATGCCAATGCCGGAGTACGATCCGGAGAACCCACCTATGCTGGGCTTCTTTATGGTCGGGGCCTATCAGGAGATCCTGGGCAACATGCACAACCTGTTTGGGGACACCGAAGCGGTTGACGTGTTTGTCTTCCCTGACGGCAATGTGGAAGTGGAGCTCTCTGACGAGGGCGACACCGTGGCGGACATGTTGCAGTACGTGCAGCTCGATCCGAACAAACTGCTGACCCAGTTCCGCGATCAGGTGAAAAAGACCGACCTAAACGATACGTTGCAGAAACAGTTCCTGGAAGAGTTTGAAGCCGGTCTGTACGGTTACACGTATCTGGAAGACGAGTAA
- the rsmE gene encoding 16S rRNA (uracil(1498)-N(3))-methyltransferase — translation MRVPRIYHPEPIAAGSEIALSEEAANHVGRVLRMGAGQAIQLFDGSNQVFDAEIIRADKKSVQVSVLRGDIDDRESTLHIHLGQVMSRGEKMEFTIQKSIELGVSLITPLFSERCGVKLDAERLNKKLQQWQKIAIAACEQCGRNRVPEIRPAMDLEAWCAEEEQGLKLNLHPRASASINTLPLPVERVRLLIGPEGGLSADEIAMTARYQFTDILLGPRVLRTETTALTAITALQVRFGDLG, via the coding sequence ATGCGTGTTCCTCGTATTTATCACCCTGAACCGATCGCCGCTGGCAGTGAAATCGCCCTCTCGGAAGAGGCCGCCAACCATGTTGGCCGCGTGCTGCGCATGGGTGCAGGCCAGGCGATTCAACTGTTTGATGGATCAAATCAGGTTTTTGACGCCGAAATCATCCGCGCCGATAAAAAAAGCGTGCAGGTCAGCGTCCTGCGTGGCGACATCGACGATCGTGAATCAACGCTGCATATCCATTTAGGCCAGGTGATGTCGCGCGGCGAAAAAATGGAATTCACCATCCAGAAATCGATCGAACTGGGTGTAAGCCTCATTACGCCACTTTTTTCTGAGCGCTGCGGGGTTAAACTGGATGCTGAACGTCTGAATAAGAAGCTCCAGCAGTGGCAAAAAATCGCCATTGCCGCCTGTGAGCAGTGTGGCCGCAACCGCGTCCCGGAGATCCGTCCGGCCATGGATCTTGAAGCCTGGTGCGCGGAAGAGGAGCAGGGTCTGAAGCTCAACCTTCATCCCCGCGCCAGCGCCAGCATCAACACCCTGCCGCTGCCGGTTGAGCGCGTGCGTTTGTTGATCGGTCCGGAAGGCGGCCTGTCGGCGGATGAGATCGCCATGACCGCACGCTACCAGTTTACTGATATTCTGTTGGGACCCCGCGTTCTGCGTACTGAGACCACCGCGCTAACCGCCATCACTGCCCTGCAGGTGCGTTTTGGTGATTTAGGTTGA
- the metK gene encoding methionine adenosyltransferase: protein MAKHLFTSESVSEGHPDKIADQISDAVLDAILEQDPKARVACETYVKTGMVMVGGEITTSAWVDIEEITRNTVREIGYVHSDMGFDANSCAVLSAIGKQSPDINQGVDRADPLEQGAGDQGLMFGYATNETDVLMPAPITYAHRLVQRQAEVRKNGTLPWLRPDAKSQVTFQYDDGKIVGIDAVVLSTQHAEDIEQKSLQEAVMEEIIKPVLPTEWLNSSTKYFINPTGRFVIGGPMGDCGLTGRKIIVDTYGGMARHGGGAFSGKDPSKVDRSAAYAARYVAKNIVAAGLADRCEIQVSYAIGVAEPTSIMVETFGTEKVPSEQLTLLVREFFDLRPYGLIQMLDLLHPIYKETAAYGHFGREHFPWEKTDKAALLREAAGLK, encoded by the coding sequence ATGGCAAAACACCTGTTTACGTCCGAGTCTGTATCAGAAGGACATCCTGATAAAATTGCTGACCAAATTTCCGATGCCGTGCTGGATGCGATCCTCGAGCAGGATCCAAAGGCGCGCGTAGCGTGTGAAACCTATGTCAAAACCGGCATGGTGATGGTAGGCGGTGAAATCACGACCAGTGCATGGGTTGATATCGAAGAGATCACCCGTAACACCGTACGTGAAATCGGCTATGTGCATTCTGATATGGGCTTTGATGCCAACTCTTGCGCCGTCCTGAGCGCCATTGGCAAACAGTCCCCTGACATCAACCAGGGCGTTGACCGTGCCGATCCGCTGGAACAGGGTGCGGGCGACCAGGGCCTGATGTTTGGCTACGCTACCAACGAAACCGACGTGCTGATGCCAGCGCCAATCACCTATGCGCACCGTCTGGTGCAGCGTCAGGCTGAAGTGCGTAAAAACGGCACCCTGCCGTGGCTGCGTCCGGATGCGAAAAGCCAGGTCACCTTCCAGTACGACGACGGCAAAATTGTCGGCATTGACGCGGTGGTTCTCTCTACTCAGCACGCTGAAGATATCGAGCAGAAATCCCTGCAGGAAGCGGTGATGGAAGAGATCATCAAGCCGGTTCTGCCAACCGAATGGCTGAATAGTTCCACCAAATACTTCATTAACCCAACGGGCCGCTTTGTTATCGGTGGACCAATGGGCGATTGCGGCCTGACCGGACGTAAGATCATCGTTGATACTTACGGTGGCATGGCGCGTCACGGTGGCGGCGCATTCTCCGGTAAGGATCCGTCTAAAGTTGACCGTTCCGCAGCCTACGCAGCACGTTATGTTGCCAAGAACATCGTGGCTGCTGGCCTGGCAGACCGCTGTGAGATCCAGGTCTCCTACGCTATCGGCGTGGCGGAACCGACCTCCATCATGGTTGAAACCTTCGGTACTGAAAAAGTGCCTTCGGAACAGCTGACCCTGCTGGTACGCGAGTTCTTCGACCTGCGTCCGTACGGTCTGATTCAGATGCTGGATCTGCTGCACCCAATCTACAAAGAAACCGCTGCATACGGTCACTTTGGTCGCGAACATTTCCCATGGGAAAAAACCGACAAAGCCGCTCTGCTGCGTGAAGCTGCCGGTCTGAAATAA
- a CDS encoding oligogalacturonate lyase family protein — MAKGMKVQLHFEHYIDEDTGAKVTRFTPVDVICHRNYFYQKCFIDGGRKLIFAGEFDVNRNYYLLDLATGIATQLTEGAGDNTFGGFLSPDETSLYYVKSERNLMRINLSTLQEEIVYQVPEEWVGYGTWVANSACNKLVGVEIHRDSWRPISDWTIFQTFWAEQPRCRVIRIDLHTGERTTLLEENQWLGHPIYRPFDDNTVAFCHEGPLDRVDARMWLMDEDGSNIRKARQPAPGESYTHEFWVPDGSALMYVTYVKNSPVRYLCRIDGQSGQDERLMAMPPCSHVMSNEDGSLAVGDGSGVPIDIADNAGYGDTSDPYLWLFDLRKKQAYKIARHSSSWQVLDGDRQVTHPHPSFTPDEKAVLFSTDKDGKPALYLAEIPPEVLQNIKA, encoded by the coding sequence ATGGCGAAAGGTATGAAGGTACAATTACATTTTGAACACTATATCGATGAGGATACCGGCGCTAAAGTTACCCGCTTCACGCCTGTTGATGTTATTTGTCATCGTAATTACTTTTACCAGAAATGTTTTATTGATGGTGGCAGGAAATTAATTTTTGCCGGTGAGTTCGATGTTAACCGCAACTATTATCTGCTGGATCTGGCGACGGGTATAGCAACACAATTAACGGAAGGCGCGGGCGATAATACCTTTGGCGGCTTTTTATCACCGGATGAAACTTCGCTCTATTATGTCAAAAGCGAACGCAATTTAATGCGGATAAATCTGTCGACGCTGCAGGAAGAGATCGTTTATCAGGTGCCGGAAGAGTGGGTGGGATATGGCACCTGGGTGGCGAACAGCGCCTGCAATAAGCTTGTCGGCGTGGAGATCCATCGCGACAGCTGGCGGCCAATTAGCGACTGGACCATCTTCCAGACCTTCTGGGCCGAGCAGCCGCGCTGTCGGGTTATCCGCATCGATCTACATACAGGGGAGAGAACCACGCTGCTGGAGGAGAATCAGTGGCTGGGGCATCCGATTTATCGACCCTTTGATGACAACACCGTGGCCTTCTGCCACGAGGGGCCTTTGGACCGGGTTGATGCCCGTATGTGGCTGATGGATGAAGATGGCAGCAATATTCGTAAAGCCAGACAGCCCGCTCCCGGGGAGAGCTATACCCATGAATTCTGGGTGCCGGATGGCTCGGCGCTGATGTACGTCACCTATGTGAAAAACAGCCCTGTGCGCTATTTATGCCGTATTGATGGTCAGAGCGGTCAGGACGAACGTCTGATGGCGATGCCCCCCTGTTCGCACGTCATGAGTAACGAAGATGGCTCCCTCGCCGTAGGCGACGGTTCCGGCGTGCCCATTGATATCGCCGATAACGCCGGCTATGGCGATACCAGCGATCCCTACCTGTGGTTATTTGATTTGCGGAAAAAGCAAGCCTACAAAATCGCCCGTCACAGCTCATCTTGGCAGGTGCTGGACGGCGATCGCCAGGTGACGCATCCGCACCCCTCGTTTACGCCGGACGAAAAAGCGGTGCTGTTCAGCACGGATAAAGACGGTAAACCGGCGCTCTATCTGGCCGAGATCCCGCCTGAGGTTTTGCAAAACATTAAGGCTTAA
- the yqgB gene encoding acid stress response protein YqgB, giving the protein MNKKPVARPGFQHSVLENRSDNGLLSQIDAAIVVNCFTLNSKS; this is encoded by the coding sequence ATGAATAAGAAACCGGTCGCACGGCCCGGCTTTCAGCATTCTGTGCTGGAAAACCGGTCGGATAATGGGTTGTTATCGCAGATTGACGCTGCGATAGTAGTCAACTGTTTTACACTTAATAGTAAGAGTTGA
- the endA gene encoding deoxyribonuclease I — protein MSRNFSLAVAFLTTAFSGHALAEGIHSFSQAKAAGVKVNADVPGDFYCGCKINWQGKKGVVDLQSCGYKVRKNENRASRIEWEHVVPAWQFGHQRQCWQDGGRKNCAKDPIYRQIESDMHNLQPAVGEVNGDRGNFMYSQWNGGEGQYGQCAMKVDFKEKLAEPPARARGSIARIYFYMRDRYHLNLSRQQTQLFNAWDKLYPVTAWECIRDERIAKVQGNHNPYVQRACQAQKS, from the coding sequence ATGTCCCGTAATTTCTCTCTCGCGGTCGCGTTTCTGACGACGGCGTTCTCAGGCCATGCGCTGGCCGAAGGTATCCACAGTTTCTCCCAGGCAAAAGCCGCAGGCGTAAAGGTTAATGCCGACGTGCCGGGCGATTTTTACTGCGGCTGTAAAATTAACTGGCAGGGCAAAAAAGGGGTCGTGGATCTGCAGTCCTGCGGCTACAAAGTGCGTAAAAATGAGAACCGTGCCAGCCGTATCGAATGGGAACATGTGGTCCCGGCCTGGCAGTTCGGCCACCAGCGTCAGTGCTGGCAGGATGGCGGACGTAAAAACTGCGCCAAAGACCCGATCTATCGCCAGATAGAGAGCGATATGCATAACCTGCAACCCGCCGTGGGCGAGGTAAATGGCGATCGCGGCAACTTTATGTACAGCCAGTGGAACGGCGGCGAAGGCCAGTATGGCCAGTGCGCCATGAAGGTCGATTTCAAGGAGAAACTTGCGGAGCCGCCTGCCCGCGCCCGCGGCAGCATCGCCCGCATCTATTTCTACATGCGCGACAGGTATCACCTCAACCTCTCCCGCCAGCAGACCCAGCTCTTCAACGCCTGGGATAAACTCTATCCGGTCACGGCCTGGGAGTGCATACGAGACGAGCGCATCGCCAAAGTGCAGGGGAATCACAACCCTTACGTCCAGCGCGCTTGCCAGGCGCAAAAGAGCTAA
- a CDS encoding SprT family zinc-dependent metalloprotease — protein MKTPRLPIALQQAAMRSLRDKLAQANLKLDRNYPEPKLVWQQRGTAAGTAWLDAYEIRLNPVLMLENQQAFIDEVVPHELAHLLVWKYFGRVAPHGKEWKWMMEAVLGVPARRTHQFELDSVRRNTFPYRCPCQQHQLTVRRHNRVVRGEATYRCVKCGEPLIAE, from the coding sequence ATGAAAACACCCCGTCTCCCTATTGCGCTTCAGCAAGCCGCTATGCGCAGCCTGCGCGATAAACTGGCCCAGGCCAATCTGAAACTCGACCGGAACTACCCTGAACCTAAACTGGTGTGGCAGCAGCGCGGCACCGCAGCAGGCACCGCCTGGCTGGATGCGTACGAGATCCGCCTTAACCCTGTTTTAATGCTGGAAAACCAGCAGGCGTTTATTGACGAGGTGGTGCCGCATGAACTGGCGCATCTGCTGGTTTGGAAGTACTTTGGCCGCGTGGCACCGCACGGCAAAGAGTGGAAATGGATGATGGAAGCGGTGCTGGGCGTACCGGCTCGCCGAACCCACCAGTTCGAGCTTGATTCCGTTCGGCGCAATACGTTCCCCTATCGCTGCCCCTGTCAGCAGCACCAGCTTACGGTGCGTCGTCATAATCGGGTGGTGCGCGGTGAAGCCACCTACCGCTGCGTCAAGTGCGGTGAACCCCTTATCGCTGAGTAA
- a CDS encoding sugar porter family MFS transporter: MPDNKKQGRTSNKTMTFFVCFLAALAGLLFGLDIGVIAGALPFITDEFQIDSHTQEWVVSSMMFGAAVGAVGSGWLSFKLGRKKSLMIGAILFVAGSLFSAAAPNVEVLIASRVLLGLAVGVASYTAPLYLSEIAPEKIRGSMISMYQLMITIGILGAYLSDTAFSYSGAWRWMLGVIIIPAVLLLIGVFFLPDSPRWFAAKRRFNDAERVLLRLRDTSAEAKRELEEIRESLQVKQSGWALFKENSNFRRAVFLGVLLQIMQQFTGMNVIMYYAPKIFELAGYSNTTQQMWGTVIVGLTNVLATFIAIGLVDRWGRKPTLTLGFLVMAAGMGVLGTMLHVGIDSTAMQYVAVGMLLMFIVGFAMSAGPLIWVLCSEIQPLKGRDFGITCSTATNWIANMIVGATFLTMLDTLGNANTFWVYGGLNLLFIVLTLWLVPETKHVSLEHIERNLMKGRPLREIGSHD, encoded by the coding sequence ATGCCTGATAATAAAAAACAGGGGCGGACGTCCAACAAGACGATGACATTCTTCGTCTGCTTCCTCGCAGCACTGGCAGGATTACTTTTCGGCCTCGATATCGGCGTGATTGCCGGCGCCCTGCCGTTCATTACTGACGAATTCCAGATCGATTCCCATACCCAGGAGTGGGTGGTCAGCTCGATGATGTTCGGGGCTGCGGTTGGGGCAGTTGGCAGCGGCTGGCTCTCCTTCAAACTCGGGCGTAAAAAGAGCCTGATGATTGGCGCGATTCTGTTTGTCGCCGGTTCGCTCTTCTCTGCCGCGGCGCCTAACGTGGAAGTGCTGATTGCTTCGCGTGTGCTGCTGGGTCTGGCGGTGGGTGTGGCCTCTTATACCGCGCCGCTGTATCTGTCTGAGATTGCACCGGAGAAAATCCGCGGCAGCATGATCTCCATGTATCAGCTGATGATCACTATCGGTATTCTCGGGGCCTATCTTTCTGACACCGCCTTCAGCTACAGCGGCGCATGGCGCTGGATGCTGGGCGTGATCATTATCCCGGCGGTACTGCTGCTGATTGGCGTCTTCTTCCTGCCTGACAGTCCGCGCTGGTTTGCGGCTAAACGGCGCTTTAACGATGCGGAGCGCGTCCTGCTGCGCCTGCGCGATACCAGCGCGGAAGCGAAGCGTGAGCTGGAAGAGATCCGCGAAAGCCTGCAGGTCAAACAGAGCGGCTGGGCGCTGTTTAAAGAGAACAGCAATTTCCGTCGGGCGGTGTTCCTTGGCGTGCTGCTGCAGATCATGCAGCAGTTCACCGGGATGAACGTCATTATGTATTACGCGCCGAAAATCTTTGAGCTGGCGGGTTACAGCAACACCACTCAGCAGATGTGGGGCACCGTGATTGTCGGCCTGACCAACGTGCTGGCGACCTTTATCGCCATCGGTCTGGTGGATCGCTGGGGTCGTAAACCGACGCTGACGCTGGGCTTCCTGGTGATGGCCGCCGGTATGGGTGTGCTGGGTACAATGCTGCATGTGGGTATTGATTCCACCGCGATGCAGTACGTAGCCGTCGGGATGCTGCTGATGTTTATTGTTGGTTTTGCGATGAGCGCGGGCCCGCTGATCTGGGTACTCTGTTCTGAGATCCAGCCGCTGAAAGGCCGCGACTTCGGTATTACCTGCTCCACCGCCACCAACTGGATCGCCAACATGATTGTCGGCGCAACCTTCCTGACCATGCTCGATACGCTGGGTAATGCCAACACCTTCTGGGTGTACGGCGGTCTGAACCTGCTGTTTATCGTGCTGACGCTGTGGCTGGTTCCTGAAACGAAACATGTTTCGCTGGAACATATTGAACGCAACCTGATGAAAGGTCGCCCACTGCGCGAAATTGGCTCCCACGACTAA